One segment of Haemophilus influenzae DNA contains the following:
- the priB gene encoding primosomal replication protein N, protein MLKSNLKIDNRFSVMGVVSQLPKRLKSPSGIEHCKFLLEHRSEQIEGGFTRQAWLKMPVQISGNQLIEKTQSITVGGKILVVGFITSHKTQSGLCQLVLHAEQIEFID, encoded by the coding sequence ATGCTGAAGAGTAATTTGAAAATTGATAATCGTTTTTCGGTTATGGGAGTCGTTTCTCAGTTACCAAAGCGATTAAAGAGCCCTAGTGGAATTGAGCATTGCAAGTTTTTGTTAGAACATCGTTCTGAACAGATTGAAGGTGGTTTCACACGTCAAGCTTGGTTAAAGATGCCAGTTCAAATTAGTGGTAATCAATTGATAGAAAAAACTCAAAGCATTACGGTCGGTGGTAAAATTTTGGTGGTGGGATTTATTACATCACATAAAACCCAAAGTGGGTTATGCCAATTAGTTTTACATGCCGAGCAAATCGAATTTATAGATTAG
- the rpsF gene encoding 30S ribosomal protein S6, producing the protein MRHYEIVFMVHPDQSEQVPGMIERYTGSVKEAGGQVHRLEDWGRRQLAYPINKLHKAHYVLMNVEAPQQVIDELETTFRYNDAVLRSLVIHTKHAVTEASPMKAAKEERKPLAEVENNDFEDAEE; encoded by the coding sequence ATGCGTCACTACGAAATCGTGTTTATGGTTCATCCGGACCAAAGCGAGCAAGTACCAGGTATGATCGAACGTTACACCGGTTCTGTAAAAGAAGCTGGTGGTCAAGTTCATCGCCTAGAAGATTGGGGTCGTCGCCAATTAGCGTACCCAATCAACAAATTACACAAAGCACACTATGTGCTTATGAATGTAGAAGCGCCTCAACAAGTCATCGACGAGCTAGAAACGACTTTCCGTTATAACGATGCTGTATTACGCAGTCTTGTTATCCATACTAAGCACGCCGTAACCGAAGCGTCCCCAATGAAAGCGGCTAAAGAAGAACGTAAACCTTTAGCTGAAGTTGAAAACAACGATTTTGAGGATGCTGAAGAGTAA
- the rplI gene encoding 50S ribosomal protein L9 yields MQVILLDKIAHLGQVGDQVNVKSGFARNFLIPQGKAVMATKANIEHFEARRAELEATAAANLAAAQARAAEVTALGSVTIASKAGDEGRLFGAITTRDVAEAVTAAGVKIAKSEVRLPNGPIRTLGDHDVRFQLHGEVFATLDVIVVAE; encoded by the coding sequence ATGCAAGTAATTCTTTTAGATAAAATTGCTCACTTAGGTCAAGTGGGCGATCAAGTAAATGTTAAATCAGGTTTTGCACGTAACTTCTTAATCCCACAAGGTAAAGCAGTTATGGCAACTAAAGCTAACATTGAACACTTTGAAGCACGTCGTGCAGAATTAGAAGCGACAGCGGCAGCAAATCTTGCAGCAGCTCAAGCTCGTGCAGCAGAAGTTACTGCATTAGGTTCTGTGACTATCGCATCTAAAGCAGGTGATGAAGGTCGTTTATTCGGCGCAATCACTACTCGTGATGTGGCAGAAGCAGTAACTGCAGCAGGCGTTAAAATTGCGAAAAGTGAAGTTCGTTTACCAAACGGTCCAATCCGTACTCTTGGTGACCACGATGTTCGTTTCCAACTTCACGGTGAAGTATTTGCAACATTAGATGTAATCGTTGTTGCAGAATAA
- the dapF gene encoding diaminopimelate epimerase, whose translation MQFSKMHGLGNDFVVVDGVTQNVFFTPETIQRLANRHCGIGFDQLLIVEAPYDPELDFHYRIFNADGSEVSQCGNGARCFARFVTLKGLTNKKDISVSTQKGNMILTVKDDNQIRVNMGEPIWEPAKIPFTANKFEKNYILRTDIQTVLCGTVSMGNPHCVVQVDDIQTANVEQLGPLLESHERFPERVNAGFMQIINKEHIKLRVYERGAGETQACGSGACAAVAVGIMQGLLNNNVQVDLPGGSLIIEWNGVGHPLYMTGEATHVYDGFITL comes from the coding sequence ATGCAGTTTTCCAAAATGCACGGATTAGGTAACGATTTTGTTGTGGTTGATGGAGTCACTCAAAATGTGTTTTTTACTCCAGAAACGATTCAACGTTTAGCCAATCGCCATTGTGGAATTGGGTTTGATCAACTTTTAATTGTTGAAGCTCCTTACGATCCCGAACTCGACTTTCATTATAGAATTTTTAATGCTGATGGAAGTGAAGTTTCACAATGCGGAAATGGAGCTCGTTGTTTTGCTCGTTTTGTGACATTAAAAGGATTAACTAACAAGAAAGACATCTCGGTTAGTACACAAAAGGGTAATATGATTTTAACGGTAAAAGATGATAATCAAATTCGTGTGAATATGGGCGAGCCAATTTGGGAACCTGCAAAAATTCCATTTACCGCAAATAAATTTGAGAAAAATTATATTCTGCGTACAGATATTCAAACCGTATTATGCGGTACAGTTTCAATGGGCAATCCTCATTGTGTTGTACAAGTAGATGATATTCAAACAGCCAATGTTGAACAACTTGGTCCCTTACTAGAAAGCCACGAACGCTTTCCTGAGCGTGTCAATGCTGGTTTTATGCAAATCATCAACAAAGAACATATTAAGCTTAGAGTTTATGAACGTGGTGCAGGAGAAACTCAAGCCTGTGGAAGTGGAGCTTGTGCAGCTGTTGCAGTTGGAATTATGCAAGGCTTATTAAACAACAATGTCCAAGTAGATTTACCAGGCGGTTCATTAATCATTGAATGGAATGGCGTTGGTCATCCACTTTATATGACAGGCGAGGCAACTCATGTTTATGATGGGTTTATAACGCTTTAA
- the tpx gene encoding thiol peroxidase — MTVTLAGNPIEVSGHFPQVGEIVENFILVGNDLADVALNDFAGKRKVLNIFPSIDTGVCATSVRKFNQQAAKLSNTVVLCISADLPFAQARFCGAEGIENAKTVSTFRNHALHAQLGVDIQTGPLAGLTSRAVIVLDEQNNVLHSQLVEEIKEEPNYEAALVVLA; from the coding sequence ATGACAGTTACATTAGCAGGAAACCCTATTGAAGTTAGTGGACATTTCCCTCAAGTGGGCGAAATAGTAGAAAACTTTATTTTAGTCGGTAATGATTTAGCCGATGTTGCATTAAACGATTTTGCAGGTAAACGCAAAGTCCTAAATATTTTTCCAAGCATCGACACAGGTGTGTGTGCGACTTCAGTACGTAAATTTAACCAACAAGCAGCAAAATTAAGTAACACCGTTGTGCTTTGTATTTCAGCAGACTTACCCTTTGCTCAAGCTCGTTTTTGTGGAGCTGAAGGGATTGAAAATGCCAAAACAGTTTCGACTTTCCGTAACCATGCATTACACGCACAATTAGGCGTAGATATTCAAACTGGTCCGTTAGCAGGTCTAACTTCTCGTGCGGTTATTGTGTTAGATGAGCAAAATAATGTTTTACACAGCCAGTTAGTTGAAGAAATTAAAGAAGAACCAAACTATGAAGCTGCATTGGTAGTGTTAGCGTAG
- the infA gene encoding translation initiation factor IF-1 codes for MAKEDCIEMQGTILETLPNTMFRVELENGHVVTAHISGKMRKNYIRILTGDKVTVEMTPYDLSKGRIIFRSR; via the coding sequence ATGGCGAAAGAAGATTGCATTGAGATGCAAGGCACAATTTTAGAGACTTTACCGAATACTATGTTCCGCGTGGAGTTGGAAAACGGTCACGTGGTTACTGCGCATATTTCTGGAAAAATGCGTAAAAACTATATCCGTATTTTGACTGGGGATAAAGTGACTGTAGAAATGACGCCTTATGATTTAAGTAAAGGACGTATTATTTTCCGCAGCCGTTAA
- the rpsR gene encoding 30S ribosomal protein S18 has protein sequence MARYFRRRKFCRFTAENVVEIDYKDIATLKNYISESGKIVPSRITGTRAKYQRQLARAIKRARYLALLPYTDNHQ, from the coding sequence ATGGCACGTTATTTCCGTCGTCGTAAGTTCTGCCGTTTCACAGCGGAAAATGTTGTTGAAATCGATTACAAAGATATCGCTACATTAAAGAACTATATTTCAGAAAGCGGCAAAATTGTACCTAGCCGTATTACCGGTACTCGTGCGAAGTACCAACGTCAATTAGCTCGTGCAATCAAACGCGCTCGCTATTTAGCGTTACTTCCATACACTGACAATCATCAGTAA
- a CDS encoding DUF1440 domain-containing protein — protein MALQFLLVLLQVLFTFPALGLTPPVAEWPLYEHISELVGHIFWFWTIEVIRRDLRNRITRQPDVDEVNRNR, from the coding sequence ATGGCGTTGCAATTTTTGTTGGTATTATTGCAGGTCTTATTTACATTCCCTGCATTAGGTTTAACCCCGCCAGTAGCAGAATGGCCATTATATGAACATATCTCAGAATTAGTTGGTCATATCTTTTGGTTCTGGACAATTGAGGTCATTCGTCGTGATTTGCGTAATCGCATTACTCGCCAACCAGACGTTGATGAAGTAAATCGCAATAGATAA